The following are encoded together in the Streptomyces sp. NBC_00341 genome:
- a CDS encoding signal protein, whose amino-acid sequence MCGRNQPPDVWFLAGTNGGRAVRACEIPNGRPIAVPVINSVGDDQSCAAFMGSAQGTVALDGKPVKPETYAGDSIMVEGVQGNRVTGEEGRFTATGCGLWVQLPSLAPGAHSLKIHGQSDDFSVDVDYVLTVATALA is encoded by the coding sequence GTGTGCGGACGCAATCAACCGCCCGACGTGTGGTTTCTGGCCGGTACCAATGGCGGTCGGGCTGTACGCGCGTGCGAAATTCCCAACGGCCGTCCGATCGCTGTGCCTGTCATCAATAGTGTCGGAGACGACCAGAGCTGTGCGGCCTTCATGGGGAGCGCGCAAGGGACTGTGGCACTCGACGGCAAGCCGGTGAAACCGGAGACCTACGCAGGTGACTCGATCATGGTGGAAGGCGTACAGGGCAACCGGGTCACCGGGGAGGAAGGGCGCTTCACGGCTACCGGGTGCGGTCTTTGGGTACAGCTGCCGTCCCTGGCTCCCGGCGCGCACTCACTGAAGATCCATGGGCAGTCGGACGACTTCTCCGTCGACGTGGACTACGTGTTGACCGTCGCCACCGCATTGGCCTAG
- a CDS encoding long-chain fatty acid--CoA ligase, which produces MLSTMQDVPLTVTRILHHGMTIHGKSQVTTWTGEPEPQRRSFAEIGRRATQLAHALRDELGIDGDQRVATLMWNNAEHVEAYLAIPSMGAVLHTLNLRLPAEQLVWIVQHADDKVLIVNGSVLPLLAPLLPRLTSLEHVVVTGPGDRSVLDGAVPRVHEYEELIAGRPTSYDWPELDERQAAAMCYTSGTTGEPKGVVYSHRSVYLHSMQVNMSESMGLTDRDTTLVVVPQFHVNAWGLPHATFMSGVNMLMPDRFLQPAPLADMIERERPTHAAAVPTIWQGLLAEVTAHPRDLTSMARVTIGGAACPPSLMEAYDKLGVRLCHAWGMTETSPLGTMANPPGGLTEEQEWPYRITQGRFPAGVEARLVGPGGEHLPWDGESAGELEVRGAWIAGAYYGGADGEALRPEDKFSQDGWLKTGDVGVISDDGFLTLTDRAKDVIKSGGEWISSVELENALMGHPDVAEAAVVAVPDDKWGERPLATVVLKEGASADYRALKAFLAEQGIAKWQLPERWSVIASVPKTSVGKFDKKVIRKQYAEGELDITQL; this is translated from the coding sequence GTGCTCAGCACCATGCAGGACGTACCGCTGACTGTCACCCGCATCCTGCACCACGGGATGACCATCCACGGGAAGTCACAGGTAACGACCTGGACCGGAGAGCCCGAGCCGCAGCGGCGCAGTTTCGCCGAGATCGGCCGGCGGGCCACCCAGCTCGCCCACGCACTGCGTGACGAGCTCGGTATCGACGGGGACCAGCGCGTCGCCACGCTGATGTGGAACAACGCCGAACACGTGGAGGCGTACCTCGCCATCCCGTCCATGGGCGCCGTGCTCCACACCCTCAACCTACGGCTCCCCGCCGAACAGCTGGTCTGGATCGTCCAGCACGCCGACGACAAGGTCCTCATCGTCAACGGCTCGGTGCTGCCTCTCCTCGCGCCGCTGCTGCCCCGGCTGACGTCGCTGGAGCACGTGGTCGTGACGGGGCCGGGTGACCGCTCCGTGCTGGACGGTGCCGTGCCCCGGGTGCACGAGTACGAGGAGCTGATCGCCGGTCGGCCCACCAGCTACGACTGGCCCGAGCTGGACGAACGCCAGGCCGCCGCCATGTGCTACACCTCCGGCACCACCGGGGAGCCGAAGGGCGTCGTCTACTCCCACCGTTCGGTCTACCTGCACTCCATGCAGGTCAACATGTCCGAGTCGATGGGCCTCACCGACCGGGACACCACCCTGGTGGTCGTCCCCCAGTTCCATGTGAACGCCTGGGGCCTGCCGCACGCGACGTTCATGTCCGGCGTCAACATGCTGATGCCGGACCGCTTCCTGCAGCCCGCCCCGCTCGCCGACATGATCGAGCGCGAGAGGCCGACCCACGCCGCCGCCGTCCCCACCATCTGGCAGGGGCTGCTGGCCGAGGTCACCGCCCACCCGCGCGACCTCACCTCCATGGCGCGCGTCACCATCGGCGGCGCCGCCTGCCCGCCCTCCCTCATGGAGGCGTACGACAAGCTCGGCGTCCGGCTCTGCCACGCCTGGGGCATGACGGAGACCTCGCCGCTCGGCACCATGGCCAACCCGCCCGGTGGGCTGACCGAGGAGCAGGAGTGGCCGTACCGCATCACGCAGGGCCGGTTCCCGGCCGGTGTCGAGGCCCGGCTGGTCGGGCCCGGCGGCGAGCACCTGCCGTGGGACGGAGAGTCGGCCGGTGAGCTGGAGGTGCGGGGCGCCTGGATCGCCGGTGCGTACTACGGCGGTGCGGACGGCGAGGCGCTGCGGCCCGAGGACAAGTTCAGCCAGGACGGCTGGCTGAAGACCGGCGACGTCGGCGTGATCAGCGACGACGGCTTCCTCACGCTCACCGACCGCGCCAAGGACGTGATCAAGTCCGGCGGCGAATGGATCTCCAGTGTCGAGCTGGAGAACGCCCTGATGGGGCACCCGGATGTGGCGGAGGCGGCCGTCGTGGCCGTCCCGGACGACAAGTGGGGCGAGCGCCCGCTGGCCACCGTCGTCCTCAAGGAGGGCGCGAGCGCCGACTACCGGGCGCTGAAGGCGTTCCTCGCGGAGCAGGGCATCGCCAAGTGGCAGCTGCCCGAGCGCTGGTCGGTCATCGCGTCCGTACCGAAGACGAGCGTCGGGAAGTTCGACAAGAAGGTGATCCGCAAGCAGTACGCGGAAGGCGAGCTGGACATCACGCAGCTCTGA
- a CDS encoding lipid-transfer protein — translation MSVRRADSLGGRAAVAGIGATEFSKDSGRSELKLAVEAVRAALDDAGLSPADVDGMVTFTMDTSPEITVAQAAGIGELSFFSRIHYGGGAACATVQQAALAVACGVADVVVCYRAFNERSGRRFGSGVQQREPTAEGAALGWNLPFGLLTPASWVAMAAQRYLHTYGLTPEAFGHVAVTDRRHAARNPAAYFYEKPITLAEHAASRWIVEPLRLLDCCQETDGGQAIVVTSAERARDLRQPPAVIVAAAQGAGRAQEQMTSFYRDGLTGLPEMDVVARQLWRNSGLSPADIDVAILYDHFTPFVLMQLEEFGFCGPGEAADFVAADALPLNTHGGQLGEAYLHGMNGIAEAVRQIRGSSVNQISGAARSLVTAGTGVPTSGLILGRGE, via the coding sequence ATGAGCGTGCGCAGGGCCGATTCACTCGGCGGACGGGCGGCCGTGGCCGGGATCGGGGCGACCGAGTTCTCCAAGGACTCGGGCCGCAGCGAATTGAAGCTGGCCGTCGAGGCGGTGCGGGCGGCGCTCGACGACGCGGGGCTGAGCCCTGCGGACGTCGACGGGATGGTCACCTTCACCATGGACACCAGCCCCGAGATCACCGTCGCCCAGGCGGCCGGTATCGGCGAGCTGTCGTTCTTCTCCCGTATCCACTACGGCGGCGGGGCGGCCTGTGCCACGGTCCAGCAGGCGGCGCTCGCCGTCGCCTGCGGGGTGGCCGACGTGGTCGTCTGCTACCGGGCGTTCAACGAAAGGTCGGGGCGGCGCTTCGGCTCCGGGGTGCAGCAGCGGGAGCCCACCGCCGAGGGTGCGGCGCTCGGCTGGAACCTGCCCTTCGGGCTGCTCACCCCCGCCTCCTGGGTGGCCATGGCGGCTCAGCGGTATCTGCATACGTACGGGCTGACGCCGGAGGCCTTCGGCCACGTCGCGGTCACCGACCGGCGCCATGCCGCGCGCAACCCGGCGGCGTACTTCTACGAGAAGCCGATCACCCTTGCCGAGCATGCCGCGTCCCGCTGGATCGTGGAGCCACTGCGACTGCTCGACTGCTGCCAGGAGACCGACGGCGGGCAGGCGATCGTCGTCACCAGCGCGGAACGGGCCAGGGACCTGCGGCAGCCGCCCGCGGTGATCGTCGCCGCCGCCCAGGGTGCCGGGCGGGCGCAGGAGCAGATGACCAGCTTCTACCGTGACGGGCTGACCGGGCTGCCGGAGATGGATGTCGTCGCCCGCCAGCTCTGGCGGAACTCCGGCCTCTCCCCCGCCGATATCGATGTGGCGATCCTGTACGACCACTTCACCCCGTTCGTGCTGATGCAGCTGGAGGAGTTCGGTTTCTGCGGACCGGGCGAGGCCGCCGACTTCGTGGCGGCGGACGCGCTGCCCCTGAACACCCACGGCGGCCAGCTGGGGGAGGCGTACCTGCACGGTATGAACGGCATCGCGGAGGCGGTCCGACAGATCCGTGGCAGCTCGGTGAACCAGATATCCGGCGCGGCCCGGTCCCTGGTCACGGCCGGAACGGGGGTGCCCACCTCGGGCCTGATCCTGGGCCGGGGGGAGTGA
- a CDS encoding SigE family RNA polymerase sigma factor yields MPRTPAGARTPYGAGAPYVPYASFTSFVKARGPVLLRAARSLTANPSDAEDLLQTALTKTYVAWERIEDHRALDGYVRRALLNTRTSQWRKRKVDEFACDEVPEQETAPGPDPAEQQSLHDAMWRAVLKLPDRQRAMVVLRYYEDLSEAQTAEVLGVSIGTVKSAVSRALGKLRQDPELTPVR; encoded by the coding sequence GTGCCGCGTACGCCGGCTGGCGCGCGCACACCGTACGGCGCGGGCGCTCCGTACGTCCCGTACGCATCGTTCACGTCGTTCGTGAAGGCCCGCGGGCCTGTGCTGTTGCGCGCTGCCCGCTCACTCACCGCGAACCCCAGCGATGCCGAGGACCTGCTGCAGACGGCCCTCACCAAGACGTATGTCGCCTGGGAGCGGATCGAGGACCACCGGGCTCTCGACGGCTATGTCCGCAGGGCCCTGCTGAATACCAGGACCTCGCAGTGGCGCAAGCGCAAGGTCGATGAGTTCGCGTGCGACGAGGTGCCCGAGCAGGAGACGGCTCCGGGGCCCGACCCCGCGGAGCAGCAGTCCCTGCACGATGCCATGTGGAGGGCGGTGCTGAAACTCCCCGACCGGCAGCGGGCGATGGTCGTCCTGCGCTACTACGAGGATCTCAGCGAGGCGCAGACGGCCGAGGTGCTGGGAGTCTCCATCGGCACGGTGAAGAGCGCCGTGTCCCGGGCGCTCGGCAAGCTGCGCCAGGACCCGGAGCTGACACCGGTCAGGTGA
- a CDS encoding MaoC family dehydratase has protein sequence MNVGEELAPLEIAVTRTLIVAGAVASRDYQDVHHDAELAREKGSPDIFMNILTTNGLVGRYVTDHFGPAAVLRKVAIRLGAPNYPGDTMVLSGKVTALGSDGTAEVSIVGANGLGRHVTGTVTISVPGESA, from the coding sequence ATGAACGTCGGAGAAGAGCTGGCACCGCTGGAGATCGCGGTGACTCGCACCCTGATCGTGGCGGGCGCCGTCGCCTCCCGCGACTACCAGGACGTGCACCATGACGCGGAGCTGGCCCGGGAGAAGGGGTCCCCGGACATCTTCATGAACATCCTGACGACCAACGGCCTGGTCGGACGGTACGTCACTGACCACTTCGGGCCCGCGGCAGTGCTCAGAAAGGTGGCCATCAGGCTGGGCGCTCCGAACTATCCCGGCGACACGATGGTGCTGAGCGGCAAGGTGACCGCACTCGGCAGCGACGGGACGGCCGAGGTGTCGATAGTCGGTGCCAACGGGCTGGGCAGGCATGTCACCGGCACGGTGACCATCAGCGTTCCGGGGGAGTCCGCATGA
- a CDS encoding SSI family serine proteinase inhibitor yields MPRRLALTTVVSLAVLSAAAPGAMASDGPLPRPLLSLPLLQGADGPTRPTHLTVVVSGSGDPAADGSYELECEPAGGSHPAARQACERLAQLPGESTDPFVPVSRDAMCTQQFGGAATARITGSWRGRSIDAAFDRTNGCEIGRWNSLRPVLPNVR; encoded by the coding sequence ATGCCGCGTCGCCTCGCCCTCACCACTGTCGTGTCCCTCGCCGTACTGTCCGCCGCCGCGCCCGGCGCCATGGCCTCGGACGGTCCGCTGCCGCGGCCGTTGCTGTCGCTGCCGTTGCTCCAGGGCGCGGACGGCCCGACGCGCCCGACGCATCTGACCGTGGTCGTCTCGGGCTCCGGGGACCCGGCGGCGGACGGCAGCTACGAGCTGGAGTGCGAGCCGGCGGGCGGCAGCCACCCCGCGGCGCGGCAGGCCTGCGAGCGGCTGGCGCAGCTGCCCGGCGAGAGCACGGACCCGTTCGTCCCGGTCTCCCGGGACGCGATGTGCACGCAGCAGTTCGGCGGAGCGGCCACCGCCCGGATCACCGGTAGCTGGCGCGGGCGAAGCATCGATGCCGCGTTCGACCGGACCAACGGGTGCGAGATCGGGCGCTGGAACAGTCTGCGTCCGGTGCTCCCGAACGTCCGCTGA
- a CDS encoding acyl-CoA dehydrogenase family protein, protein MDFTPTEEQAAAQGLAARIFGDLSTHERLVVAGSGTDAELWKELCAAGLPGAVEEIGLLGLVLLLEEQGRTTAQVPLASSCVYGLLAVAGHGTDEQRERLLPRFRDGAAVAAGAFPAAGGVRAGSEGGLSGTVPLVPWLREASHVLVAAADRSLWVVRTADPGVLTEPVETTAPWSAGRLVLDGAPGERLGGAGAYEEVLATARTAFAGLQAGVCAGAVARAVEHTGTREQFGRPLSTNQGVLLRAADAHMDTEAIRVTAYEAAWLHDRSLPCAAQALTAAWWASEAGKRVVHAVQHLHGGTGADLDHPVHRHFLWGRQLDAYLGCGSEVLQELGELLVEEGSR, encoded by the coding sequence ATGGATTTCACACCCACTGAGGAGCAGGCCGCCGCGCAGGGGCTCGCCGCCCGGATCTTCGGCGATCTGTCGACGCACGAGCGTCTGGTCGTGGCGGGCAGCGGTACGGACGCCGAGCTGTGGAAGGAGCTCTGCGCGGCGGGACTGCCGGGGGCGGTCGAGGAGATCGGACTCCTCGGGCTGGTTCTCCTCCTGGAGGAACAGGGCCGCACGACAGCGCAGGTGCCCTTGGCGTCGAGTTGTGTGTACGGGCTCCTCGCCGTCGCCGGACACGGTACGGACGAACAGCGCGAGCGCCTGCTGCCACGGTTCCGGGACGGCGCGGCGGTGGCGGCGGGGGCCTTTCCGGCAGCCGGGGGCGTACGGGCAGGGTCCGAGGGGGGATTGAGCGGCACGGTGCCGTTGGTGCCGTGGCTGCGGGAGGCCAGCCACGTCCTGGTCGCGGCCGCGGACCGGTCGCTGTGGGTCGTCAGGACCGCGGACCCCGGGGTGCTGACCGAGCCCGTGGAGACCACGGCCCCGTGGTCGGCGGGACGGCTCGTGCTCGACGGGGCGCCCGGCGAACGGCTGGGCGGGGCAGGGGCGTACGAGGAGGTTCTGGCGACGGCCCGGACGGCGTTCGCGGGACTGCAGGCGGGGGTGTGCGCGGGGGCGGTGGCGCGCGCTGTCGAACACACCGGCACGCGTGAGCAGTTCGGGCGACCGCTCTCGACCAATCAGGGCGTGCTGCTGCGAGCCGCCGACGCCCATATGGACACCGAGGCGATACGTGTCACGGCGTACGAGGCCGCCTGGCTGCACGACCGTTCGCTGCCCTGTGCTGCGCAGGCGCTGACCGCCGCGTGGTGGGCGTCGGAGGCGGGAAAGCGGGTCGTGCACGCGGTCCAGCACCTGCACGGAGGCACGGGCGCCGACCTCGACCACCCCGTGCACCGGCACTTTCTCTGGGGGCGCCAGCTCGACGCCTATCTCGGCTGCGGCAGCGAAGTGCTTCAGGAACTCGGCGAACTGCTCGTGGAGGAGGGATCGCGATGA
- a CDS encoding PAS domain-containing protein, translated as MSSRPSRGAARLAAILDALPDGLLLVNCNGTVVNANTIALEMFETPGTALVGRGLLDLLPEFDSKLIPGSMRRPEAADERGRTKPTRMTARRTDGNEYPVEVTSASLEDGQAAYNDVQTSYNGTFTGDELLMLVVRDLSGTVDTEAELARSQRQTEMILRAASEGVVGTDTDGRVVLVNPAAAQILGFRATDLGGQELHPLILHSRAEGEPFPYEESPLADTLRSGRKHRVRGQVLWSKSGAQVPVDLTTAPVRDGDQLVGAVMTFTDRRPYEELGEQHASEVSELAARHTAAVAELTANHAAETTGLTEQHAAELADRTERYASALEEQADRMQEQAGRLAELSARHTQLTAVLGESLRGPLEELRGELSTLAADPAGQLWPEANQILHHLAAGYARMTTLVDNVLSYQRLDAGSEALVKTNVLLDGVVTAGIDAAVELIGPGRAQFAVHAPPIEAEVDAGRLVTALAHLVADVAGVDSTGKARLVPGGGYVDSTVVVAAAQRGDVVRIEVRGPFAGGDPVHEPIVRGIVRAHGGVLQTHEMPGMSGSAYVLEVPLGAGSGAVAPPMAPAPAMDPVAPAPAMDPATATAPAAPEGQALGVPQVPEVPVAPQVSQAPQVSQVETAPGAAGSTGGGGRRRARRASTDAFLESPVGDSEGAGMPGAASGDTGAAEPTGRRRARRRPVAEGVDESAAPYVDPSVGSSVAPYAAGAVTADAGATADADAVDHGGANPNALSPAERGGGSGRRRGRPSPAETGAQAAGAQQGPGQALALPAAAGAPSEGSVVTAAEGAQGGGGRPQRGQTVPPQGVPAEAPAPAGGHRARRGGANQGGEGRLALPAAMPPGNAIESEGSMAYSDLDDASRMRAPAQEARPAPPAPESAPVPVRQQQPTGRRARRALSAAQDRAAQAEPTGPRVPFALPPAAADRMPPAETDADASLPGRHDAMSGPADHDHTPAQPHPLPTGRRRARHSDANPDAAADAAAAQAVPTAQPAPSAAPGHDWEQDGDWERDGLPAQAQSQGHGQGPAATAPPTASAAGAATAAEAVSAPGEQSEGDAEWPGTGHTTHTTGTATATAAGNARGSDGRTDAPAGLVGPDSPTGPDETRPRTLVPGPDARRQPLPAEAPMPGGSSDSTHGRAFSVRTLGQGVPFAQHIAHQQNQTLGGAGRRRKLAAPPESDPSEQADRTAPPTPAATAPQQTNPQPGAGGPGPGGTGGPGGTVQGPGSGTLLPAQAAEGRAYAIGAPDEGAAEGPEPLDGPGGAVEVANRPSPQPVDDELPPEPLDNPRRLLVWPAPDVSTQQALSDRGYRPVIVHSREEVDAQIAAFPAALFVDPLTGPITRKALQSLRQAAVAAEVPVLVTAGLGQASREAAYGADPAVLLKALAPRDSEQHPPRVLLIEEHEDIADALTQTLERRGMQVACAATDSEAVSLATRMRPNLVVMDLMQVRRRRAGIVDWLRANGQLNRTPLVVYTSADMSQSDLPKLSSGETVLFLAERSTSDEVQARIVDLLAKIGTN; from the coding sequence GTGAGCAGCAGGCCATCCCGAGGCGCTGCTCGCCTCGCAGCCATACTCGACGCCCTGCCGGACGGGCTCCTGCTCGTCAACTGCAACGGTACGGTCGTCAACGCCAACACCATCGCCCTCGAAATGTTCGAGACGCCGGGCACCGCGCTCGTCGGACGCGGACTGCTCGATCTGCTGCCGGAGTTCGACTCCAAGCTGATCCCGGGGTCGATGCGGAGGCCGGAGGCTGCGGACGAGCGGGGCCGTACCAAGCCCACGCGGATGACCGCGCGGCGGACCGACGGCAACGAGTACCCCGTCGAGGTGACGAGCGCCAGCCTGGAGGACGGGCAGGCCGCGTACAACGACGTCCAGACCAGTTACAACGGCACTTTTACGGGTGACGAGCTGCTGATGCTCGTCGTGCGCGACCTCTCGGGGACCGTCGACACAGAGGCCGAGCTGGCCCGCTCGCAGCGGCAGACCGAGATGATCCTTCGGGCCGCGTCCGAGGGCGTCGTCGGCACCGACACGGACGGCCGGGTCGTCCTGGTCAACCCCGCCGCCGCGCAGATCCTCGGCTTCCGCGCCACCGACCTCGGCGGCCAGGAACTGCATCCGCTGATCCTGCACTCGCGGGCCGAGGGCGAGCCGTTCCCGTACGAGGAATCGCCGTTGGCCGACACCCTCAGGTCGGGTCGCAAGCACCGGGTGCGCGGGCAGGTCCTGTGGTCCAAGAGCGGTGCGCAGGTGCCGGTCGACCTGACCACGGCGCCCGTGCGGGACGGCGACCAGCTGGTCGGCGCGGTGATGACGTTCACCGACCGCAGGCCGTACGAGGAGCTCGGCGAGCAGCACGCCTCCGAGGTCAGCGAGCTTGCCGCACGCCATACCGCCGCCGTCGCCGAGCTGACCGCGAACCACGCCGCCGAGACCACCGGGCTGACGGAACAGCACGCGGCCGAGCTGGCCGACCGGACCGAGCGCTACGCCTCCGCGCTGGAGGAGCAGGCCGACCGGATGCAGGAACAGGCCGGGCGGCTGGCGGAGCTGTCCGCCCGTCACACACAGCTGACCGCCGTCCTGGGCGAGTCGCTGCGCGGACCGCTGGAGGAGTTGCGCGGCGAGCTGTCCACGCTCGCCGCCGACCCCGCGGGCCAGCTGTGGCCCGAGGCCAACCAGATCCTGCACCACCTGGCAGCCGGCTACGCGCGGATGACGACGCTCGTCGACAACGTACTGAGCTACCAGCGTCTGGACGCCGGCTCAGAGGCGCTCGTCAAGACGAACGTGCTGCTCGACGGCGTGGTGACCGCCGGTATCGACGCCGCGGTCGAGCTGATCGGCCCCGGCCGCGCCCAGTTCGCGGTGCACGCCCCGCCGATCGAGGCCGAGGTCGACGCGGGCCGGCTGGTGACCGCGCTCGCGCACCTGGTCGCGGACGTCGCCGGGGTCGACTCGACCGGCAAGGCCCGGCTGGTACCGGGCGGCGGCTACGTCGACTCCACGGTCGTCGTCGCGGCCGCACAGCGCGGTGACGTCGTACGGATCGAGGTACGCGGACCGTTCGCCGGGGGAGACCCGGTGCACGAGCCGATCGTGCGCGGGATCGTGCGGGCGCACGGCGGCGTGCTCCAGACACACGAGATGCCGGGCATGAGCGGCAGCGCGTACGTGCTCGAAGTGCCGCTGGGCGCGGGCTCGGGGGCAGTGGCACCTCCCATGGCCCCGGCTCCGGCCATGGACCCGGTGGCCCCGGCTCCGGCCATGGACCCGGCTACGGCGACGGCTCCGGCTGCTCCGGAGGGTCAGGCGTTGGGAGTCCCGCAGGTTCCTGAGGTACCTGTGGCACCTCAGGTTTCTCAGGCACCTCAGGTTTCTCAGGTTGAGACAGCTCCCGGGGCTGCGGGGAGTACGGGCGGCGGGGGGCGGCGCCGGGCGCGCAGGGCCTCCACCGATGCCTTCCTGGAGAGCCCTGTGGGCGATTCCGAGGGCGCGGGCATGCCCGGAGCCGCATCCGGGGACACCGGCGCGGCCGAGCCGACCGGTCGGCGTCGGGCCCGGCGCCGGCCCGTGGCGGAAGGCGTGGACGAGTCCGCGGCGCCGTACGTCGACCCGTCAGTGGGCTCGTCAGTGGCCCCGTACGCCGCTGGCGCCGTGACCGCTGATGCGGGTGCGACTGCTGATGCGGATGCCGTGGACCATGGCGGGGCGAACCCGAACGCTCTGAGCCCCGCCGAGCGGGGCGGCGGCTCCGGGCGCAGGCGCGGCCGGCCCAGTCCGGCGGAGACCGGCGCTCAGGCCGCCGGCGCGCAGCAGGGACCCGGGCAGGCCCTGGCACTGCCCGCTGCCGCCGGGGCCCCGTCCGAGGGGTCCGTGGTGACGGCTGCCGAGGGCGCTCAGGGTGGCGGAGGCCGTCCGCAGCGCGGGCAGACCGTGCCTCCGCAGGGCGTTCCGGCCGAGGCGCCGGCACCGGCCGGCGGACACCGGGCGCGCCGGGGTGGCGCGAACCAGGGCGGGGAGGGGCGACTGGCTCTTCCGGCCGCCATGCCGCCGGGGAACGCCATCGAGTCCGAGGGCTCCATGGCGTACTCCGATCTCGACGACGCCTCCCGGATGCGGGCCCCCGCGCAGGAGGCCCGTCCCGCGCCGCCCGCGCCGGAATCCGCGCCCGTACCCGTGCGGCAGCAGCAGCCGACCGGGCGACGGGCCCGGCGTGCGCTCTCCGCCGCACAGGACCGGGCCGCTCAGGCCGAGCCGACGGGCCCCCGGGTCCCCTTCGCCCTGCCGCCCGCCGCCGCAGACCGGATGCCACCGGCCGAGACCGATGCCGACGCCTCACTGCCGGGGCGGCACGACGCCATGTCCGGTCCGGCGGACCACGACCACACCCCAGCGCAGCCCCACCCGCTCCCGACCGGACGGCGCCGAGCCCGGCACTCGGACGCGAACCCCGACGCAGCAGCCGACGCAGCAGCAGCCCAGGCCGTCCCGACCGCACAACCGGCACCGTCCGCCGCACCGGGCCATGACTGGGAGCAGGACGGTGACTGGGAGCGGGACGGGCTACCGGCCCAGGCCCAGAGCCAAGGCCACGGCCAGGGCCCGGCTGCGACGGCTCCCCCGACGGCTTCCGCTGCCGGAGCTGCCACTGCTGCCGAAGCTGTCTCGGCTCCCGGGGAGCAGTCCGAAGGCGACGCGGAGTGGCCCGGTACAGGTCACACCACGCACACCACCGGCACGGCCACGGCCACAGCCGCCGGCAACGCCCGCGGCTCCGACGGCCGTACCGATGCCCCCGCAGGGCTCGTAGGCCCCGACAGCCCCACCGGACCCGACGAGACCCGTCCGCGGACCCTCGTACCCGGACCGGACGCGCGGAGGCAGCCCCTGCCGGCCGAGGCGCCCATGCCCGGGGGGTCCTCGGACTCGACGCACGGGCGCGCGTTCAGCGTGCGGACGCTCGGGCAGGGTGTGCCGTTCGCCCAGCACATCGCGCACCAGCAGAACCAGACCCTCGGCGGCGCCGGCCGGCGCCGCAAGCTCGCCGCACCGCCCGAGAGCGACCCGTCCGAGCAGGCCGACCGGACCGCACCGCCGACGCCCGCCGCCACAGCGCCGCAGCAGACGAACCCGCAGCCCGGCGCGGGCGGCCCAGGCCCCGGCGGCACAGGTGGCCCCGGCGGCACGGTGCAGGGTCCGGGCTCGGGCACGCTGCTGCCCGCTCAGGCGGCCGAAGGACGCGCGTATGCCATCGGCGCCCCCGACGAGGGGGCTGCCGAAGGGCCGGAGCCGCTGGACGGCCCCGGTGGCGCGGTCGAGGTCGCCAACCGCCCCTCCCCGCAGCCCGTGGACGACGAGCTGCCCCCGGAGCCGCTGGACAACCCGCGCCGGTTGCTCGTCTGGCCGGCACCCGACGTGTCCACCCAGCAGGCGCTGAGCGACCGCGGCTACCGGCCGGTGATCGTGCACTCGCGCGAGGAGGTCGACGCGCAGATCGCGGCGTTCCCCGCCGCGCTCTTCGTGGACCCGCTGACCGGTCCCATCACCCGTAAGGCACTCCAGTCGCTGCGCCAGGCAGCGGTGGCCGCCGAGGTGCCGGTCCTGGTGACGGCCGGTCTGGGGCAGGCCTCGCGGGAAGCGGCCTACGGCGCCGACCCGGCCGTGCTCCTGAAGGCGCTCGCCCCGCGCGACAGCGAGCAACACCCGCCCCGGGTGCTCCTGATCGAGGAGCACGAGGACATCGCGGACGCGCTGACGCAGACGCTGGAGCGCCGGGGCATGCAGGTCGCCTGCGCCGCCACGGACAGCGAGGCGGTCTCGCTCGCGACCCGGATGCGGCCGAACCTGGTGGTGATGGACCTGATGCAGGTACGCCGCCGCCGGGCCGGCATCGTCGACTGGCTGCGCGCCAACGGCCAGCTGAACCGCACCCCGCTGGTCGTCTACACCTCGGCCGACATGAGCCAGTCGGACCTGCCGAAGCTGAGCTCGGGCGAGACCGTGCTCTTCCTCGCCGAGCGTTCGACGAGCGACGAGGTGCAGGCCCGCATCGTCGACCTGCTCGCGAAGATCGGCACGAACTGA